A part of Acidicapsa ligni genomic DNA contains:
- a CDS encoding SDR family oxidoreductase has protein sequence MSTDTKKIALITGANKGIGLETARQLGKLGITILVGVRDLAKGEAALAELKKDGVVAKLLKLDVDDPADYKKAFEAIEQEFGVLDILINNAGILIDSRSGNATSTTSPELLRKTFDTNFFAVVALTQTLLPLLRKSNAGRIVNLSSILASLTLHATPGSPIYDAKTFAYDSSKTALNAFTIHLAHELQGTKIKVNSAHPGWVKTDMGGEGAVMDIVEGAKTSVELATLPDDGPTGGFFHLGNSLSW, from the coding sequence ATGAGCACTGATACAAAGAAGATCGCCCTGATCACCGGAGCAAACAAAGGAATTGGCCTCGAAACAGCTCGCCAGTTGGGGAAGCTGGGTATCACCATATTGGTCGGAGTCCGCGATCTAGCCAAAGGTGAGGCTGCTCTTGCAGAATTAAAAAAAGATGGCGTTGTCGCAAAGCTCTTGAAGCTCGATGTGGATGATCCCGCTGACTACAAGAAGGCATTTGAAGCCATTGAGCAAGAGTTTGGAGTGCTCGATATCCTCATCAATAACGCGGGTATCCTGATCGACTCGCGTAGTGGGAATGCAACGAGCACCACTTCGCCTGAACTGCTGCGAAAGACATTCGACACGAACTTTTTTGCCGTAGTCGCTTTGACTCAGACATTGCTGCCACTGCTGCGCAAGAGCAACGCCGGTCGCATCGTAAACCTCTCCAGCATTCTTGCTTCACTGACGCTGCATGCCACTCCGGGTTCGCCAATCTATGATGCGAAAACCTTCGCTTATGATTCGTCCAAGACGGCACTCAATGCATTCACCATTCACCTCGCTCACGAATTGCAGGGAACAAAGATTAAGGTCAACTCTGCGCACCCAGGCTGGGTTAAAACAGACATGGGCGGTGAAGGCGCAGTGATGGATATCGTAGAAGGCGCAAAGACCTCAGTAGAGCTGGCGACGCTGCCGGATGACGGACCCACTGGCGGATTTTTCCATTTGGGCAATTCGCTCAGCTGGTAA
- a CDS encoding methyltransferase, TIGR04325 family gives MYSSFAAALAAIPTECRIGYDQEETKNVFLHYPTARVRPADYPILLHIRNLAKPGGRVLDLGGNIGMAYYTTLKYFPLPESFSWIVCDLPKVIEAGKEVAQREGNPSAGLKFIATPDLPGLSGADGKFDIFFSSGTLQYIETPVAETLRQLPELPETVLINRIPTWEKAPLFTVQDIGFCICPYQIFNHQAFVKSIEDLGYRLVDDWNCPESTFSVKFHPKVRLNSYHGFYFTRI, from the coding sequence ATGTATTCATCATTTGCCGCAGCTTTGGCGGCCATTCCGACAGAGTGCCGAATCGGATACGACCAGGAAGAGACGAAGAATGTATTCCTGCATTATCCAACGGCTCGTGTACGCCCGGCGGATTACCCAATTCTTCTGCACATTCGAAACCTGGCTAAGCCTGGGGGGCGGGTGCTTGATCTAGGCGGGAATATCGGAATGGCGTATTACACGACGCTGAAATATTTTCCGTTGCCAGAATCGTTTTCGTGGATCGTGTGCGATCTGCCCAAAGTGATTGAAGCGGGGAAAGAAGTAGCTCAACGTGAAGGAAATCCCAGCGCTGGCCTTAAGTTTATTGCGACGCCTGATTTGCCCGGGCTTTCCGGTGCGGATGGAAAATTCGATATTTTCTTTTCGAGCGGCACTTTGCAATACATTGAAACTCCGGTGGCGGAGACATTGCGGCAGCTACCTGAGCTTCCTGAGACAGTGTTGATTAACCGTATTCCGACATGGGAAAAAGCACCGCTCTTCACCGTGCAGGATATTGGATTTTGCATTTGCCCTTACCAGATATTCAATCATCAGGCATTCGTCAAATCTATAGAAGATCTAGGATACCGATTGGTGGATGACTGGAACTGCCCGGAGAGCACCTTCTCGGTGAAGTTCCATCCTAAGGTTCGGCTCAATTCTTATCACGGCTTCTACTTTACGCGTATTTGA
- a CDS encoding DsbA family protein, giving the protein MAKLTVAVSPEDHAEGNREAVCTLVEYGDYECPHCGAAYQVVKRLQKHFGDRLCFVFRNFPLSQMHPHAEVAAQTAEFAGSHGKFWEMHDLLFENQNDLELANLHKLTKHLHLVPKELDTALESQAYQARVRADFVGGVRSGVNGTPTFFLNGRRIDRGSDYQSLLEVIEEEIAKTQ; this is encoded by the coding sequence ATGGCCAAACTGACCGTTGCTGTTAGTCCGGAAGATCACGCCGAAGGCAATCGTGAAGCCGTATGCACACTGGTTGAATACGGAGACTATGAGTGTCCCCATTGTGGAGCAGCATATCAGGTGGTCAAGCGCCTTCAGAAGCATTTTGGAGATCGCCTCTGCTTCGTCTTTCGTAACTTTCCCCTGAGCCAGATGCATCCCCATGCGGAAGTTGCTGCGCAGACTGCGGAGTTTGCAGGCTCGCACGGTAAGTTCTGGGAGATGCACGATCTGCTTTTCGAAAATCAAAACGATCTCGAACTAGCCAATCTGCATAAGCTGACGAAGCACCTCCATCTTGTGCCGAAGGAGTTAGATACCGCCCTGGAAAGTCAGGCGTATCAGGCACGTGTTCGCGCCGATTTTGTTGGTGGAGTTCGCAGCGGTGTGAACGGGACGCCGACCTTCTTTCTCAACGGCAGACGCATCGATAGAGGGTCAGACTATCAATCTCTTCTTGAAGTAATTGAAGAAGAAATTGCAAAGACTCAATAG
- a CDS encoding redoxin domain-containing protein, producing the protein MSEVLSPGTQAPDFSLPVTPDQKLSLRELRGMPVILAFYPADWSPVCGDQMALYNEILPEFQKHGAKLLGISVDGSWCHEAFTKNRNLHFPLLADFEPKGAVARSYGAYREEDGITERALFVIDKDGIIRWSYCSPIAINPGAEGILQALESLSE; encoded by the coding sequence ATGAGCGAAGTTTTGTCTCCCGGAACGCAGGCTCCGGATTTTAGTCTACCCGTTACACCTGACCAGAAACTCTCACTCCGGGAGTTGCGCGGCATGCCCGTGATCCTCGCATTTTATCCAGCAGATTGGAGCCCAGTGTGCGGCGATCAAATGGCTCTGTATAACGAGATCCTGCCGGAGTTTCAGAAGCATGGTGCTAAACTGCTGGGCATCTCCGTCGATGGCTCATGGTGTCATGAGGCCTTCACGAAAAATCGCAATCTCCATTTTCCGCTGCTTGCAGATTTTGAGCCCAAAGGTGCAGTGGCACGTAGCTACGGTGCCTATCGCGAAGAGGACGGCATTACCGAACGAGCCCTCTTTGTGATTGATAAAGATGGCATCATTCGTTGGAGCTACTGTTCTCCCATCGCAATTAATCCAGGGGCCGAGGGCATACTTCAGGCGCTTGAAAGCTTGTCAGAATAA
- a CDS encoding CHAT domain-containing protein, which produces MESRVEELSLRSVALTHLDRLAEANQVIAEANRLCDFESYSACGDIIRARGVIALERGEQLEAKRDFLESLKYASTHKDGLLETTALINLSAVALQQEHYDEALDWSKSAYRDAVQLGADDLTQSALGNQGSAYYGLGDPDKALELFLEAENRAALLGSTEIRIAWLTSAGNVYASTGQLLLAERSYKNAIQFASQINNKEEIVNASMDLAQIYSGLTRLEDADHYANQAWKMAQQSGNRVDMLNSHLILGETAALRHDWDRASNLLHEVETAPDSQISMKWAAEHALAQMYETQGQRSSAQHAYQSALASFESARAELKQDDSRLSFVTNAARIYDDYIHFLIMQHKSVVALEAADWSRARTLEQGLGLIQNSKNVQPLPFSPTQIARNANATLLFYWLGEKQSYLWAVSPDKTEVVPLPTKREISSIIVRYNNALLKLEDPLKDENKDGSALYNMLVAPVSDLISAHRPVIILADGELSQLNFETLLVSSPTPHYWIEDATILSAPSIRMVTAAKPAIKSDGKLLLMGDAVSPDPDYPDLPMAYSEIQQIQKHFPSFKEAVFTRQHATPAAYLSAKPEQYSYIHFVAHGTASRLSPLDSAVILSSSRGAPDGYKLYARDILQHPINARLVTMAACYSSGTRSYAGEGLVGLSWAFLRAGAHSTIGALWDVSDESTPRLMDGLYSGLESGLSPATALRASKLALLHSKGNFRRPFYWAPFQLYVGR; this is translated from the coding sequence ATGGAATCTCGTGTCGAAGAGCTTTCGTTGCGGAGTGTTGCGCTCACGCATCTTGATCGCCTCGCCGAGGCGAATCAAGTAATAGCTGAGGCAAATCGCTTGTGTGATTTCGAGTCCTACAGCGCCTGTGGAGACATTATCCGTGCACGAGGAGTAATAGCCCTTGAACGCGGCGAGCAGCTTGAGGCCAAGCGTGATTTCCTGGAAAGCCTAAAGTATGCAAGTACCCATAAAGATGGACTACTCGAAACAACGGCGCTTATAAACCTCAGTGCGGTCGCCTTACAGCAGGAGCATTACGACGAAGCTTTGGATTGGTCAAAGTCTGCGTATCGCGACGCGGTTCAGTTAGGGGCGGATGATCTGACGCAAAGTGCTCTCGGAAATCAAGGGAGTGCCTACTATGGTTTAGGCGATCCAGATAAGGCGCTTGAGTTATTTCTCGAAGCGGAAAATCGCGCAGCACTTTTGGGAAGCACAGAGATACGCATCGCGTGGCTTACTTCAGCCGGCAACGTATATGCCAGCACTGGGCAGCTCCTACTTGCAGAGCGTTCCTATAAGAATGCAATTCAGTTTGCAAGCCAGATCAATAATAAAGAAGAGATAGTAAACGCCTCAATGGATCTGGCACAAATATACAGCGGGTTAACAAGATTAGAGGATGCAGATCACTACGCCAATCAAGCCTGGAAGATGGCGCAGCAAAGCGGTAACCGCGTCGACATGCTTAATTCCCATTTGATCCTGGGCGAGACCGCCGCACTTCGTCATGATTGGGATCGAGCCTCCAACCTTTTGCATGAAGTAGAAACCGCTCCCGATAGCCAGATATCGATGAAGTGGGCAGCAGAACATGCCCTGGCACAGATGTATGAAACTCAGGGCCAGAGATCCTCCGCACAGCACGCATATCAAAGTGCTCTCGCAAGTTTTGAGAGTGCTCGCGCAGAACTAAAGCAGGATGATTCACGCCTGTCCTTTGTGACAAACGCAGCACGCATCTACGACGACTATATTCACTTCCTCATCATGCAGCATAAGTCCGTCGTAGCTCTCGAAGCCGCCGACTGGAGCCGCGCCCGAACACTCGAACAAGGTCTTGGTCTCATCCAGAATTCCAAAAATGTTCAACCCCTTCCGTTCAGTCCGACACAGATAGCCCGCAACGCAAACGCAACTCTGCTCTTCTATTGGCTCGGCGAAAAGCAGTCCTATCTATGGGCCGTCTCTCCAGACAAAACCGAAGTCGTGCCTCTGCCCACAAAGCGCGAAATCAGCTCGATCATCGTTCGTTATAACAACGCGCTGCTCAAACTTGAAGATCCTCTAAAAGATGAGAACAAGGACGGATCAGCCCTCTACAACATGCTCGTAGCACCAGTCTCCGATCTCATTTCCGCGCACCGTCCCGTGATCATTCTTGCCGATGGAGAACTTAGCCAGTTGAATTTCGAAACGCTGCTCGTCTCCTCACCTACACCTCATTACTGGATCGAAGACGCAACCATCCTCTCTGCGCCATCGATTCGCATGGTCACTGCGGCGAAGCCCGCAATAAAAAGCGATGGCAAGCTATTGCTCATGGGCGATGCTGTTTCGCCTGACCCTGATTATCCTGATCTCCCGATGGCATATTCAGAGATTCAACAAATTCAAAAGCATTTTCCCTCATTCAAAGAGGCCGTCTTTACTCGCCAGCACGCCACCCCTGCTGCTTACCTCTCAGCCAAACCGGAGCAATACTCTTACATCCACTTTGTCGCTCACGGAACAGCAAGCCGCCTTAGCCCGTTGGATTCGGCAGTTATTCTTTCCAGCAGCAGAGGAGCCCCGGACGGCTATAAACTTTATGCCCGAGACATCCTCCAGCATCCCATCAACGCGCGCCTGGTCACCATGGCTGCGTGTTACAGCAGCGGAACCCGCTCTTACGCTGGTGAAGGTCTCGTCGGCCTGTCGTGGGCCTTCCTGCGCGCCGGCGCCCATAGCACGATTGGTGCTCTGTGGGATGTGAGCGATGAATCAACGCCGCGATTGATGGACGGTCTCTACAGCGGTCTGGAGAGCGGATTATCTCCTGCCACAGCATTGCGAGCATCCAAGCTGGCGTTGTTGCATTCCAAAGGGAACTTCCGCAGGCCATTCTATTGGGCTCCATTTCAGCTTTATGTCGGCCGGTAG